One Equus caballus isolate H_3958 breed thoroughbred chromosome 14, TB-T2T, whole genome shotgun sequence DNA segment encodes these proteins:
- the OR1AD1 gene encoding olfactory receptor family 1 subfamily AD member 1, whose protein sequence is MGRDNRTGVTGFLLLGLSGQSEQEELLLGLFLWMYLVTIMGNFLIILAISCDSHLHTPMYFFLANLSCVDICFSSVTIPKMLVNHISGSKSISYVECMTQIYFFITFINMDGFLLSVMAYDRYTAICRPLHYTVIMRPKLCVLLVAASWVITNLHALLHTLLMVRLTFCSHNAVHHFFCDPYPILKLSCSDTFINDLMVFTVGGLMFLTPFTCIIVSYAYIFSNVLKLPSARGIRKALSTCGAHLTVVSLFYGAILGVYMRPSSSYSVQDTVATVIFTVVTPLVNPFIYSLRNRDMKGALRKLTVRFQN, encoded by the coding sequence ATGGGCAGAGACAACCGGACTGGAGTCACAGGCTTCCTTCTCCTGGGACTCTCTGGGCAGTCAGAGCAGGAAGAGCTTCTCCTGGGGCTCTTCTTGTGGATGTACCTGGTCACCATCATGGGGAACTTTCTCATCATCTTGGCCATCAGCTGTGACAGTCATCTCCATACACCAATGTACTTCTTCTTGGCCAACCTCTCCTGTGTTGACATCTGCTTTTCATCAGTCACAATCCCCAAGATGCTGGTGAATCACATCTCGGGAAGCAAGTCTATCTCATACGTGGAATGCATGACCCAGATCTACTTCTTCATCACTTTCATCAACATGGATGGGTTCCTCCTGAgcgtgatggcctatgaccgttACACTGCCATCTGTCGCCCACTCCACTACACCGTGATCATGAGGCCCAAACTCTGTGTCCTTCTGGTGGCTGCATCTTGGGTCATTACAAACCTGCATGCTCTCCTACACACTCTCCTCATGGTCCGACTCACGTTTTGTTCCCACAATGCTGTgcaccacttcttctgtgacccCTACCCCATTCTAAAGCTCTCTTGTTCTGATACTTTTATCAACGACCTGATGGTGTTCACTGTGGGTGGATTGATGTTTCTGACACCATTCACGTGTATCATCGTTTCATATGCTTACATCTTCTCTAATGTACTGAAGCTGCCCTCTGCCCGTGGAATAAGGAAAGCCCTGTCCACATGCGGAGCCCACCTCACTGTGGTCTCCCTCTTCTATGGGGCCATCCTGGGGGTCTACATGCGCCCTTCATCCTCCTACTCAGTCCAGGACACGGTGGCCACTGTCATCTTCACCGTGGTGACTCCCCTGGTGAATCccttcatctacagcctgagaaatCGTGACATGAAGGGAGCCCTAAGGAAACTAACTGTCAGATTCCAGAATTAG